In Humulus lupulus chromosome 6, drHumLupu1.1, whole genome shotgun sequence, a single genomic region encodes these proteins:
- the LOC133783714 gene encoding ferredoxin--NADP reductase, root isozyme, chloroplastic-like isoform X2 — MALILPQVAATTFLVSDSSLKLRQSLFIKTRNVNSFHKAVPSVFANFEPLNQEFDCRRNVSPSCLENAGPAPKNLYTVNSPLTATIRNKIPISGDSPRKRQAYHIVLDHKGKLPLREGQNVGVMLPAKTSVLPDNAKEPRYFPCASSRYGDTFDGTTISLCVRPVPETISEFLCNSKEGDEIQLVGPTGEKLILGDDDDKATHIFVATGAGVAPFRAHLRRFFREYIPKFTFNGFAWLFHGVYNVESLDAYYREFQKYQVDYPKNFQYNIALSERISSNYWRKTYVQNIFEEHAESVFEKLVDEGAYIYFSGRKEMVTPIQNALMKVAEKKCKNWEKELAKLKNNNQWRDEVY; from the exons ATGGCCCTCATCCTCCCTCAG GTTGCTGCAACTACTTTTCTTGTGAGTGATAGCTCCCTGAAGCTCAGACAATCTTTGTTCATCAAG ACTAGAAATGTAAACTCATTCCACAAGGCGGTACCTTCCGTGTTCGCTAATTTTGAGCCATTAAACCAG GAATTCGATTGTCGAAGAAACGTTAGTCCCTCGTGTCTTGAAAATGCCGGCCCAGCTCCCAAAAATTTATACACGGTCAATTCACCTCTTACAGCCACCATTCGCAATAAGATTCCGATTTCAGGCGACAGCCCTCGTAAAAGGCAAGCTTACCATATCGTATTGGATCATAAAGGCAAGCTTCCTCTCCGGGAGGGACAAAATGTTGGTGTAATGCTCCCG GCCAAAACTTCTGTTCTACCGGACAACGCCAAAGAGCCTCGTTACTTTCCTTGTGCTTCTTCTAGGTATGGAGATACATTTGACGGTACAACAATTAGCTTATGTGTACGCCCTGTCCCTGAAACCATCAGTGAATTTTTGTGCAATTCAAAGGAAGGAGATGAAATTCAACTTGTAG GTCCAACTGGCGAGAAGctgattttgggagatgatgaTGATAAGGCAACTCACATATTTGTTGCTACTGGGGCTGGCGTTGCTCCATTTAGAGCCCATCTCCGTCGGTTTTTCAGAGAATATATTCCAAAATTTACTTTTAATGGGTTTGCGTGGCTATTCCATGGGGTATACAATGTTGAAAGTTTAGATGCATACTACAGAGAATTCCAGAAATATCAAGTAGACTACCCAAAAAATTTCCAGTATAACATTGCATTGAGTGAACGAATTTCGTCAAATTATTGGCGAAAGACATATGTTCAGAATATTTTTGAAGAACATGCGGAATCTGTATTTGAAAAGTTGGTTGATGAGGGAGCATACATATACTTTTCTGGGCGAAAAGAAATGGTGACTCCAATTCAAAATGCCTTAATGAAAGTTGCCGAGAAAAAATGCAAAAATTGGGAGAAAGAACTGGCAAAAttgaagaacaacaatcaatggCGTGATGAAGTCTACTGA
- the LOC133783667 gene encoding uncharacterized protein LOC133783667: MSINKTWINNSNKFSDEYVAGAFAFVERAQQFVDTRGLVKCPCNKCLNIELQTIGVLESHLFENGFLRSYTNWYWHGEEEIIPTNRVVHQCHEDEMMDVLNDIAQPNNCEDDENEVDDEIPPASECRGTSQYYNDLFAKMESPLFPGCEKYTSLNFVAKLMHFKVLGKIPNKIFDGILELLEDAFPSPNKIPKSHYAAKRLMRKLGLGYESIHVCKHDCALFWKENAGKHKCPICGEDRWVDKNTKGKKVPQKVMRYFPLTPRLMRKYASRHISQHMRWHHEGRAKEDGIMRHPADGKAWKDFDRSNPAFAMEPRNVRLGLAADGFNPFGNMSLSYSMWPVVLTTYNLPPWLCMKETNFMLTLLIPGPHSPGKDFDVFLRPLVNELKELWVNGVQTRDVVDGSFFKLRAVLLWTINDFPARSSLSGWSGQGYTACPTCNVSTPSVRLQNKVAFYGHRHFLPMGHQIRKKKKLYGSVEKRPPPEEFSTEAIFTQMNFMPESLPGKHVSYGGQKRKRTKEQVGWRKKSIFFELPYWANMKLRHNLDVMHVEKNVCDSLVGTIVGLENKTKDTVSARVDLEKMKIRPELHLRMVNGRMEKPAAKYTFIPENRHKFCRFLKSVKFPDGFASNLRKNVIENDNKITGLKSHDCHVILQRLLPIGVHSFLEKPIAKTIIDLCTFFKIICARTLIVSDLEKVKTSIVEILCGLEIIFPPAFFDVMVHLMIHLPQEAIDGARPKGSIAEGYVVDEALTFCSMYFKGVETRFNRPDRNVDAIPSLKKLSVFQSQGRPIGKKTLTTLDDELKKTAEWYILNNCIEILPYIQEHKQILLSSGAENLDQLQKKEFPMWFYNKLYNLRQAGSAEASEELFSLASGSSNLVSSYTGCIVNGVRFLCYDRDKNLKTQNSGVLVPGVDNKNFYGQLEEVIVMSYLAGCSVVLFKCKWFDTDPTKSRMKHENNITSIFTKFEWYKDDKFILATQAKQIFYLDDLKNDRDWKIVEEVHHRNVWDTPATDEQLDPIEIDVMHDTISSDFQLFVDLGPLPEINFCPRDQLPYVVNVDTPVDQEEDEEEEEEEMVDEEEEEMVDEEEEEEEEMDLEEDNVEENENDSDNEYYSDD, from the exons ATGTCGATCAACAAGACTTGgattaataattcaaataaattttcTGATGAGTATGTTGCTGGAGCGTTTGCATTTGTTGAGAGAGCTCAACAATTTGTGGATACAAGGGGACTAGTGAAGTGTCCTTGTAACAAGTGTCTTAATATCGAATTGCAAACGATTGGTGTGCTAGAAAGTCATCTTTTTGAGAATGGTTTTCTACGAAGTTATACAAATTGGTACTGGCATGGAGAGGAGGAAATAATACCGACCAATAGAGTAGTCCACCAATGTCACGAGGACGAGATGATGGATGTTCTTAATGATATAGCACAACCTAACAATTGTGAAGATGATGAGAATGAGGTTGATGATGAGATACCACCAGCATCAGAATGCAGAGGTACTAGCCAATACTATAATGACTTATTTGCCAAGATGGAGTCTCCGTTATTCCCAGGGTGTGAAAAATACACATCTTTGAATTTCGTAGCTAAGttgatgcatttcaaagtgttggggaAAATTCCTAACAAAATTTTTGATGGAATCTTGGAGTTGTTAGAAGATGCATTCCCATCTCCAAATAAGATACCAAAGTCACATTATGCGGCGAAGAGGTTGATGAGGAAATTGGGTTTGGGTTACGAGTCAATCCATGTTTGTAAGCATGATTGTGCATTGTTTTGGAAGGAAAATGCTGGAAAACACAAGTGTCCAATTTGTGGGGAGGATCGTTGGGTGGATAAAAATACCAAGGGGAAGAAAGTGCCCCAAAAAGTTATGCGTTATTTTCCATTGACCCCTCGGTTGATGCGAAAATATGCATCAAGGCAcatttctcaacatatgagatggcatcatgAAGGGCGTGCTAAAGAAGATGGTATCATGCGTCATCCTGCAGATGGGAAAGCATGGAAGGATTTTGATCGTAGCAATCCAGCGTTTGCAATGGAACCTAGGAATGTGCGCCTTGGATTGGCTGCTGATGGATTCAATCCTTTTGGAAATATGAGTTTGTCTTATAGCATGTGGCCGGTTGTGTTAACGACTTACAACTTGCCACCATGGTTATGCATGAAAGAGACTAACTTTATGTTGACTTTATTAATTCCTGGTCCACATTCACCtggaaaagattttgatgttttcttaaggcCATTGGTTAATGAGTTGAAGGAATTATGGGTGAACGGTGTTCAGACTCGGGATGTTGTTGATGGTAGTTTTTTTAAGCTTCGAGCAGTTTTATTGTGGACTATAAATGATTTTCCAGCGAGGAGTAGTctttctggatggagtggtcaaggTTACACTGCTTGTCCTACTTGCAATGTATCAACACCATCAGTTCGTTTGCAAAATAAGGTTGCATTTTACGGTCACAGACATTTTTTACCAATGGGACACCAAATTAGAAAAAAGAAGAAGTTATATGGTTCAGTTGAGAAAAGACCACCTCCAGAGGAATTTAGCACTGAAGCTATTTTCACACAAATGAATTTTATGCCTGAAtctcttcctggtaagcatgtTAGCTACGGTGGACAAAAAAGGAAACGCACAAAAGAGCAAGTTGGTTGGCGTAAAAAAAGCATTTTctttgagctcccatattgggccaaTATGAAGTTGCGACATAACCTAGacgtcatgcatgttgagaaaaatgtatGCGACAGCTTAGTTGGCACAATAGTCGGGTTGGAAAATAAGACCAAAGATACAGTTAGCGCTAGAGTAGatttggagaagatgaagataaGGCCAGAATTGCATCTGAGAATGGTAAATGGTCGAATGGAAAAGCCAGCAGCGAAATACACATTTATTCCTGAAAATCGGCATAAGTTTTGTCGATTTTTGAAATCAGTCAAATTTCCAGATGGGTTTGCATCTAATCTAAGGAAGAATGTGATTGAAAATGACAATAAGATTActgggttgaaatcccatgattgtcatGTCATATTGCAACGTCTTTTGCCAATTGGTGTTCATTCATTCCTAGAAAAACCAATTGCCAAGACCATTATTGACTTGTGCACTTTCTTCAAGATTATTTGTGCTAGAACTCTGATTGTTTCTGATTTGGAGAAAGTGAAAACATCAATAGTTGAAATTCTTTGCGGACTAGAAATCATTTTTCCGCCAGCGTTTTTTGATGTTATGGTTCACCTAATGATACATTTGCCTCAAGAAGCAATAGATGGAG CTCGTCCTAAGGGGTCCATAGCTGAGGGTTATGTCGTTGATGAAGCATTGACATTCTGTTCTATGTACTTCAAAGGGGTGGAAACAAGGTTTAATCGTCCAGATAGAAATGTTGATGCAATTCCATCACTAAAGAAGTTGTCTGTGTTTCAATCTCAAGGTCGTCCGATCGGTAAGAAGACACTAACAACTTTGGACGATGAACTTAAAAAAACTGCTGAGTGGTACATTCTCAACAATTGCATTGAGATTCTCCCATATATTCA AGAGCACAAGCAGATCCTTTTATCTAGTGGTGCTGAAAACCTAGATCAATTACAGAAAAAGGAGTTCCCCATGTGGTTTTACAATAAGCTTTACAATCTTCGACAAGCAGGATCTGCAGAAGCTTCTGAAGAGTTATTCTCCTTAGCAAGCGGCTCCTCTAATCTTGTTTCTTCATACACTGGGTGTATTGTCAATGGAGTTCGATTTTTGTGTTATGATAGAGATAAAAATTTGAAAACTCAAAACAGTGGTGTCTTAGTACCCGGAGTAGACAACAAAAATTTCTACGGGCAATTAGAAGAGGTTATAGTGATGTCATACCTTGctggttgttctgttgtattatttaagtgtaAATGGTTTGATACAGATCCTACCAAGAGTAGGATGAAGCATGAAAATAATATAACCAGTATATTTACTAAGTTCGAGTGGTACAAAGATGACAAGTTTATCTTGGCAACTCAGGCAAAACAAATTTTCTATCTTGATGATTTGAAAAATGACCGGGATTGGAAAATTGTTGAAGAAGTTCATCATAGAAATGTGTGGGACACCCCAGCAACTGATGAACAGTTGGATCCCATTGAAATAGATGTTATGCATGACACAATATCATCTGATTTCCAATTGTTTGTCGATCTTGGTCCGTTGCCTGAAATCAATTTTTGCCCTAGAGATCAATTGCCATATGTTGTCAATGTAGATACTCCTGTTGATCAAGAGGAagatgaagaggaagaggaagaggaaatggtcgatgaagaggaagaggagatggtcgatgaagaggaagaggaagaggaagagatggacTTAGAAGAAGATAATGTAGAAGAAAATGAGAATGATAGTGATAATGAATATTATAGTGATGATTAA
- the LOC133783714 gene encoding ferredoxin--NADP reductase, root isozyme, chloroplastic-like isoform X1, producing the protein MALILPQVAATTFLVSDSSLKLRQSLFIKTRNVNSFHKAVPSVFANFEPLNQQEFDCRRNVSPSCLENAGPAPKNLYTVNSPLTATIRNKIPISGDSPRKRQAYHIVLDHKGKLPLREGQNVGVMLPAKTSVLPDNAKEPRYFPCASSRYGDTFDGTTISLCVRPVPETISEFLCNSKEGDEIQLVGPTGEKLILGDDDDKATHIFVATGAGVAPFRAHLRRFFREYIPKFTFNGFAWLFHGVYNVESLDAYYREFQKYQVDYPKNFQYNIALSERISSNYWRKTYVQNIFEEHAESVFEKLVDEGAYIYFSGRKEMVTPIQNALMKVAEKKCKNWEKELAKLKNNNQWRDEVY; encoded by the exons ATGGCCCTCATCCTCCCTCAG GTTGCTGCAACTACTTTTCTTGTGAGTGATAGCTCCCTGAAGCTCAGACAATCTTTGTTCATCAAG ACTAGAAATGTAAACTCATTCCACAAGGCGGTACCTTCCGTGTTCGCTAATTTTGAGCCATTAAACCAG CAGGAATTCGATTGTCGAAGAAACGTTAGTCCCTCGTGTCTTGAAAATGCCGGCCCAGCTCCCAAAAATTTATACACGGTCAATTCACCTCTTACAGCCACCATTCGCAATAAGATTCCGATTTCAGGCGACAGCCCTCGTAAAAGGCAAGCTTACCATATCGTATTGGATCATAAAGGCAAGCTTCCTCTCCGGGAGGGACAAAATGTTGGTGTAATGCTCCCG GCCAAAACTTCTGTTCTACCGGACAACGCCAAAGAGCCTCGTTACTTTCCTTGTGCTTCTTCTAGGTATGGAGATACATTTGACGGTACAACAATTAGCTTATGTGTACGCCCTGTCCCTGAAACCATCAGTGAATTTTTGTGCAATTCAAAGGAAGGAGATGAAATTCAACTTGTAG GTCCAACTGGCGAGAAGctgattttgggagatgatgaTGATAAGGCAACTCACATATTTGTTGCTACTGGGGCTGGCGTTGCTCCATTTAGAGCCCATCTCCGTCGGTTTTTCAGAGAATATATTCCAAAATTTACTTTTAATGGGTTTGCGTGGCTATTCCATGGGGTATACAATGTTGAAAGTTTAGATGCATACTACAGAGAATTCCAGAAATATCAAGTAGACTACCCAAAAAATTTCCAGTATAACATTGCATTGAGTGAACGAATTTCGTCAAATTATTGGCGAAAGACATATGTTCAGAATATTTTTGAAGAACATGCGGAATCTGTATTTGAAAAGTTGGTTGATGAGGGAGCATACATATACTTTTCTGGGCGAAAAGAAATGGTGACTCCAATTCAAAATGCCTTAATGAAAGTTGCCGAGAAAAAATGCAAAAATTGGGAGAAAGAACTGGCAAAAttgaagaacaacaatcaatggCGTGATGAAGTCTACTGA
- the LOC133783668 gene encoding uncharacterized protein LOC133783668 yields the protein MSSAVMQHHGGDGGANPPPDPTQIQADCERVTTKTKRRGLNKGFSTREARVTLGRPLPLEWDVRGKTYKEIGNYSQHFSREIGILIRQYADPDYDRWDKVPSEVRDRILPRLEDDLFDIGRSRYASENLPSILLGIQRSCVDRYSEWKNDLSTHLKKNGRAHPPDGLVVEKWQKALQYFDRPEVKRRSETNSANRAKQKQRIVQGSQSTPALRYKKRDLQTGCLAGVPEIWMATKYIDGEGWVSKAAKDNYVSKFIFYDVLTLLCCKF from the exons ATGTCTTCTGCGGTTATGCAACATCACGGAGGGGATGGTGGGGCAAATCCTCCTCCAGATCCAACGCAGATACAGGCTGATTGTGAGAGAG TGACGACTAAAACGAAAAGGCGCGGCCTCAACAAGGGGTTTTCAACTCGAGAAGCTAGAGTTACATTAGGTAGACCACTACCACTGGAGTGGGATGTTCGAgggaagacttacaaagaaaTTGGTAATTATTCCCAACATTTCTCTAGAGAGATCGGCATTCTCATTCGACAATATGCCGATCCCGACTACGACCGATGGGATAAAGTACCCAGCGAAGTTAGAGATCGCATACTTCCTCGTCTAGAG GATGATTTATTCGACATTGGTCGAAGTCGATATGCCTCAGAGAACCTCCCCAGCATTCTTTTGGGCATTCAACGGTCGTGCGTTGATCGTTACTCGGAGTGGAAGAATGACTTGTCCACTCATTTAAAAAAGAATGGTCGAGCACATCCTCCTGATGGTTTGGTGGTGGAGAAATGGCAGAAGGCGCTCCAGTATTTTGATCGCCCTGAAGTGAAG AGGCGTTCTGAGACTAACTCTGCGAACCGtgcaaaacaaaaacagagaatCGTGCAGGGTTCACAGTCTACGCCAGCCCTTCGTTACAAGAAG CGTGATTTACAAACTGGGTGTCTTGCTGGGGTTCCAGAGATTTGGATGGCGACTAAGTATATAGACGGGGAAGGTTGGGTGAGCAAGGCAGCAAAAGATAACTATGTAAGCAAATTTATATTTTATGATGTTCTTACTTTATTGTGTTGTAAATTCTAA